Proteins encoded in a region of the Nitrospirota bacterium genome:
- a CDS encoding OsmC family protein: METRPKSYTYHTAVKWTEQRKGIISCSGKLDIQVATPPEFKGHEGIWSPEDLFVASANICLMTTFLSVAERAGLVFTSYESQAEGKLELVEGKFQFTTITLKPTIMLPANGDATKAKELIEKAEANCLISNSMKAKVSLEPTIR, from the coding sequence ATGGAGACAAGACCGAAGTCGTATACCTATCACACCGCGGTGAAATGGACAGAGCAGCGGAAGGGAATCATCTCCTGTTCCGGCAAGCTTGATATTCAAGTTGCGACGCCGCCGGAGTTCAAGGGACACGAGGGCATCTGGTCGCCGGAGGATCTCTTCGTCGCGTCTGCCAATATCTGTCTGATGACGACGTTCCTATCGGTGGCGGAGCGGGCAGGTCTGGTCTTTACCTCCTACGAGAGCCAGGCTGAAGGAAAGTTGGAATTGGTCGAGGGGAAGTTTCAATTCACGACCATCACGTTAAAGCCAACCATCATGCTCCCAGCCAACGGCGATGCGACTAAAGCGAAGGAGCTGATCGAGAAAGCCGAGGCGAACTGTCTGATTTCCAATTCGATGAAGGCCAAAGTCAGCTTGGAGCCGACCATCCGATAA
- a CDS encoding DUF433 domain-containing protein: MPTNRMKQKATAFDKHFDAREVASYGVMEAAHYLRIPRTTIRDWVSGRHYHSTTGMRFSRPIIQVPDPAMKLLSFMNLVEIHVLDAIRRQHDIPLEKVRTAMNYLSKQFPSRHPLADQEFVTDGLNLFIKKFSQLINISQEGQLAIQEVLQAHLHRIERDLKGIPVRLYPFTRKRDLQEEPRAVVIDPQVSFGRPVLAGTGIPTAVIAERYKAGESVDDLADDYGRRRLEIEEAIRCELSVEAA; encoded by the coding sequence GTGCCTACCAATCGTATGAAACAGAAGGCTACAGCGTTCGACAAACATTTTGATGCGCGAGAAGTGGCGTCCTATGGCGTCATGGAAGCCGCACATTATCTGCGCATTCCACGCACGACCATCCGGGACTGGGTTTCAGGCCGGCATTACCACAGCACTACCGGCATGCGCTTCTCCAGGCCGATCATCCAGGTGCCCGATCCAGCCATGAAGTTGCTCTCCTTCATGAACCTCGTGGAGATCCATGTTCTGGATGCCATTCGCCGCCAGCATGACATCCCATTAGAAAAAGTCAGAACTGCGATGAACTACCTCTCGAAGCAATTTCCGTCGAGGCATCCCTTGGCCGATCAGGAATTCGTCACCGATGGATTGAACCTCTTCATCAAGAAATTCAGTCAATTGATCAATATCTCTCAAGAAGGACAATTGGCCATCCAGGAAGTCCTCCAGGCGCACCTCCATCGAATCGAACGAGATCTCAAGGGCATCCCGGTCAGACTGTATCCGTTCACGCGGAAACGCGACCTCCAAGAAGAGCCTAGGGCCGTCGTGATTGATCCACAAGTATCCTTTGGCCGGCCTGTGCTGGCAGGCACCGGCATTCCAACGGCCGTGATTGCCGAGCGCTATAAGGCCGGTGAATCTGTGGACGACTTGGCAGACGATTATGGACGGCGGCGGCTTGAAATCGAAGAAGCCATCAGATGCGAACTCTCCGTCGAAGCGGCCTGA
- a CDS encoding cytochrome c, translating to MKAVLIGAVVLAFAGGASLKDLNQSQPERDVLSGRVIFSTICLRCHGIDGKGEGQMKFTPPVADLTSPAIQGKLDARLFKSVHDGKKNTAMGAWREALTDDEIWDVLAYVRTLAPDAAGGMGSGLR from the coding sequence ATGAAAGCTGTACTGATCGGAGCCGTGGTCTTGGCTTTTGCCGGGGGCGCAAGCCTGAAAGACTTGAACCAGTCTCAGCCGGAGCGGGATGTGCTCAGCGGCAGAGTGATTTTTTCGACGATTTGTCTCCGTTGTCATGGAATCGATGGAAAGGGAGAGGGCCAGATGAAGTTTACGCCTCCGGTCGCCGACCTCACATCCCCGGCCATTCAAGGGAAGCTGGATGCGAGGTTATTTAAGAGCGTGCATGACGGCAAGAAAAATACAGCAATGGGGGCCTGGAGAGAAGCACTCACGGACGATGAAATTTGGGACGTGCTTGCCTATGTCAGGACGCTCGCTCCTGACGCAGCCGGCGGCATGGGAAGCGGGCTCCGATGA
- a CDS encoding DUF2892 domain-containing protein has translation MACNVGGVERPIRIVVGIALLGIGAFAGLPPVGTGIALLFGTIMLVTGAISFCPVWTLLGINTCPTKKG, from the coding sequence ATGGCATGCAATGTAGGTGGAGTTGAACGACCGATCCGGATCGTCGTGGGGATTGCGTTGCTCGGGATCGGAGCCTTTGCCGGATTGCCCCCGGTAGGAACCGGAATCGCGTTGCTGTTCGGGACGATCATGTTGGTCACGGGCGCGATCAGTTTCTGCCCGGTCTGGACCCTGCTGGGAATCAATACCTGTCCCACGAAAAAGGGATAA